Proteins encoded by one window of Paenibacillus sp. DCT19:
- the tsaD gene encoding tRNA (adenosine(37)-N6)-threonylcarbamoyltransferase complex transferase subunit TsaD: protein MKELSENQQTQTAPCYILAVETSCDETSVAVVKDGREVLSNLISSQIETHKAFGGVVPEVASRKHVEVITLMLEQAIEESGIRPRDLSAIAVTQGPGLVGALLVGIVAAKTLAMALGKPLIGTHHIAGHIYANRLTQELKYPAMALVVSGGHTELVHMESEGKFKLIGRTRDDAVGEAYDKVARALGCPYPGGPHVDRMASEAEQVVPLPRVWLEADSYDFSLSGLKSAVLNVLNQAKMRGETLEASAVARGFQEAVVEVLVEKAVRAVRQYGSQQLLLCGGVAANRGLRTALQERCEREGLELLIPPMVYCTDNAAMIGAAAYLKWQRGEISEFDAKADPGLSLEEWSVQSV from the coding sequence ATGAAGGAACTGAGTGAGAATCAACAAACACAAACGGCTCCATGCTACATTTTGGCGGTGGAGACGAGCTGCGATGAAACGTCTGTGGCAGTGGTCAAGGATGGTCGGGAAGTGCTGTCCAACTTGATCTCTAGCCAGATTGAGACACATAAGGCATTTGGTGGCGTTGTGCCTGAAGTGGCTTCACGCAAACATGTGGAAGTAATCACATTAATGCTTGAACAGGCCATTGAAGAATCAGGCATTCGTCCAAGAGATTTAAGTGCCATCGCCGTAACGCAAGGTCCGGGACTCGTGGGTGCGCTGCTTGTGGGTATCGTTGCAGCCAAGACGCTGGCTATGGCGCTGGGTAAACCGCTAATTGGAACCCATCATATTGCAGGACATATCTATGCGAATCGTCTGACACAAGAACTGAAGTATCCTGCGATGGCGCTTGTCGTATCGGGTGGACATACGGAGCTTGTGCATATGGAATCCGAAGGTAAGTTCAAACTGATTGGTCGCACACGGGATGATGCAGTAGGTGAGGCATATGATAAAGTGGCTCGGGCATTGGGTTGTCCTTATCCTGGTGGCCCGCATGTTGACCGGATGGCATCAGAGGCAGAGCAGGTTGTACCATTGCCTAGAGTGTGGCTGGAAGCTGATTCATATGACTTCAGTCTCAGCGGATTGAAATCAGCAGTACTCAATGTGCTGAATCAGGCCAAAATGCGCGGAGAAACCCTGGAAGCTTCTGCTGTGGCGAGAGGGTTCCAAGAGGCTGTCGTTGAAGTGCTGGTTGAAAAAGCCGTCCGTGCCGTCCGGCAATATGGCTCACAACAACTGTTGTTGTGTGGTGGTGTTGCGGCAAACCGTGGACTGCGCACGGCATTGCAGGAGCGGTGTGAGCGGGAAGGGCTTGAATTGTTAATTCCACCAATGGTGTATTGTACAGATAATGCTGCCATGATTGGAGCTGCAGCATACCTGAAATGGCAACGTGGAGAAATTTCCGAATTCGATGCCAAAGCCGATCCAGGGTTATCGCTGGAGGAATGGTCTGTGCAATCCGTATAG